Proteins found in one Sulfolobales archaeon genomic segment:
- a CDS encoding 4Fe-4S dicluster domain-containing protein, producing the protein MTKISILRIKPDLMNTLEMLGASGIRKCFDCGVCTVTCPFSEEYGGEPFPRKVIKYVKLGVEDKLVASLEPWLCYHCGDCSDSCPKGADPSEILAAARRYLIIKYDFTGRVSRFLHLTKYGWLIGVLVVATITLLIGLIFRGPIITDRTMLETFAPVVVVDTAGLIVFALLALFLLLNIYRMYRFTVGSLKGIPLSMALRELVEIPKHFFTQVKLSKCSFRKYHFIHLMIFYGYALSFLLFVVLLRFTLTNEPFLFKHPLSILGIISIILLLIGLFYIIKGRFEKKYHVWKYSHTSDWIYTWLLALTVASGVLTGIFRTLDYPLLTYVMFALHIIFAACFLVLMVPFGKWSHLAYRPFAIYFARLKMLKERGFVR; encoded by the coding sequence ATGACAAAAATAAGTATTCTTAGAATTAAACCTGATCTTATGAACACACTTGAAATGCTTGGAGCATCTGGTATTCGTAAGTGTTTTGATTGTGGTGTATGCACAGTTACGTGTCCTTTCTCTGAGGAGTATGGTGGAGAGCCTTTCCCCAGGAAAGTTATTAAATATGTTAAACTAGGTGTTGAGGATAAGCTTGTTGCATCTCTTGAGCCTTGGCTTTGTTATCATTGTGGCGACTGCTCAGATTCATGTCCTAAAGGAGCTGATCCTTCAGAGATACTTGCAGCTGCTAGAAGATATCTTATAATTAAATATGATTTTACAGGTCGTGTTTCAAGATTTTTACATTTAACGAAGTATGGTTGGCTGATAGGAGTACTTGTGGTGGCTACCATAACACTACTTATCGGCTTGATTTTTAGAGGCCCTATTATTACTGATCGTACAATGCTTGAAACATTTGCTCCTGTAGTAGTTGTTGATACTGCAGGATTAATAGTATTTGCATTGCTAGCTTTATTCCTTCTATTAAACATTTATAGAATGTATAGGTTTACTGTTGGAAGCCTTAAAGGTATACCTCTAAGTATGGCGCTTAGGGAGCTGGTTGAGATTCCAAAGCATTTCTTTACCCAGGTTAAACTTTCAAAATGCTCTTTCAGAAAGTATCACTTCATTCATTTAATGATATTCTATGGCTACGCTCTATCATTTCTATTATTCGTTGTTCTTCTAAGATTTACTCTTACTAACGAGCCATTCCTATTTAAACATCCTCTCAGTATTCTAGGCATTATATCTATAATCTTACTATTGATCGGGTTATTCTATATAATTAAGGGGAGATTTGAGAAGAAGTATCATGTATGGAAGTACTCTCATACTAGCGACTGGATTTACACGTGGTTGCTAGCTTTAACTGTAGCATCCGGGGTATTAACTGGAATATTTAGAACTCTAGATTACCCGCTCCTAACCTATGTAATGTTTGCACTACATATAATATTTGCTGCATGCTTTCTAGTATTAATGGTACCTTTCGGTAAATGGTCGCATCTAGCTTATAGACCCTTCGCCATATACTTTGCAAGACTTAAAATGCTTAAGGAGAGGGGGTTTGTTCGATGA